A segment of the Deltaproteobacteria bacterium genome:
GGAAGTGAGTAAGGCCCAAGAAGAAGGCGGCCGCGAAACGGTCCGCGGCGGTGCCGTACGCCTGTTCGAGCCAACGCTGCGCCTCGGGGTACTGGCCGGCATCGAAGTGAGTAATGCCGAGGTCTAGAGCCAGGTGGGTGATTTGTGGGCGCAGTTGCGCCGCCCGTTCCAGGTCGGCGATGGCTAGGTTCGGTTGCCCGCGCCGCGCGGCGGTGAGGCCGCGGTAGTATAGCGCCATTGCGTCGTTGGCGTCCGCCTTCACCGCTTCATCGAACAACTTATAGGCGTCGTCCCAGCGGCCGTTGTGGAAGGGGACCAAGCCTTTGGCGTAGAGCGCCTGTGAGCGCGAATTGGCGCCGGCCGGAACCGCCGCGCCGACCAGGGCAGCGATCACTGCTCCACCTACCAGCCACTGCCGAACCCGCCTGCCTGTCATAGGGTCTCGCGCTCCGCCACCGTTCAGAATGCCACGTTGACAGCGAACTCGCTGGTATTATTGCCGCCATCGGTCTGTGTGGCGGTATACGTGCCGGACGGCTCGCCCACCAACGAGAAGGAGAACTGACCGGTGCCGTCGATCTGGGCCGTGCCGCGGTAGATCTTACCTTCTCCCGCGCCGCTGGCGTCAGCCGGGGTGTCGGTGCGGAAGATATCGACCGCGGCTCCGGGGATACCGGTGCCGGTCAGCAACGTTCCTGCAATCGCCAACGCCGGCGGGCTGACCAGCAATTCCGCACCGTCTTGCCGGTCGATACCCAAGCCGCCGTTATTGCCGATGGAGTTTGCCCGCATCAGCACGGCTACGCTGCCCATACCCGAAACCAAGATGCCGCTGCCGGTGTTGTTCAGGATCGTGTTGGGGGTTCCGGCGGTGAGCCCACCGATGTTGATGTTGAAGGCTCCGGAGATGTTGATGCCATCTAAGGCGTTGCCAACGAGGGTCGCGCTGCCGATGGTGTTGCCCTGGATCGTTACGTTCTCGAGCACGCCACCGCCAAGCACAAAGAGGCCGTGGCCACCATTAGCGACGATCAAATTGCCATCGCCGGCGCCGGCTCCGCCGATGGTCAGGGAACCCTCTAAGGCATAGATACCCGAGCTTAAGTTACCCGAGACCGCGGTTGCCGACGGCAAGGCGCCGATCTTGTTTCCGCGAATGGTGCTCGGGGCCGAGTTGGTGATCACGAATATCCCTTCGCCGCCACCGGCGACAATGACATTGCTATCAATCAGGTGGCCGCCGCCCTGCATGACGATGCCGTTGCCTTGGTTCGGCGCCAGCGATGTACCGTTGAGGGCAACGCCGATGTAGTTGCGCGTGACCGTCGCGCCGGTGGTGCCACTGTCGATCAGCACCGCCGCCTGGCCGGTCGCCGTAATTGCCAGGTGACGGATCGTGACCGCGGTGCCGGAGATCTCGAAGCCGGGATCGGCGGTCGTACCGTTGATGCGAACATCGGGAACTTGGTCGCCGTTGATGTCGCCGTTGATGGTGGTCTGATCGGCGGTCAGAATCGGCAGCGCCGAAGCGAGCTGGATGGTTTGGCCGGCCAGAGCGGCGGCAAAAGTGATCGAGCTGGGTGCGCTGTCGCTGTTAGCCGAAGTGATCCGCGCGCGCAGCGAACCGGCGCCCGAATCGTTCGTGGTGGTGACGATGTAGGCCACCGTGGTTCGCGTCGGTGTCACAGATGGAGACGGGGTGAAGCTCGGAGTCCTAGTGGGGGTGTTGGTCGCCGTTCGCGTCGGCGTCGCAGTCGCGGTCAGGGTCGGAGTAGGTGTTTGGGTCGGGGTATCAGTCGGAGTTGCGCTCGGCGTTGCAGTCGCGGTGGCAGTGGGAGATGCCGTCGGCGTGTCGGTGGGGGTGAGTGTGGCGGTGTCGGTGACGGTCGGGGTGGCAGTGCTGGTTTCGGTCGGGCTCGCAGTCGGGGTGTCGGTCGGCGTCGCCGAGGCGGTTGGGGTGTCGGTCGGCGTAGTCGTCGGCGTCTCGCTGGCTGTAACCGTTGGTGAGCTAGTCTCCGTTGTGGTTGGTGTTTGAGTCGGTGTCGAGGTCTCCGTCTCGGTCGGAGTCTGCGTCGGCGTATCAGTCGGCGGCGCGGT
Coding sequences within it:
- a CDS encoding right-handed parallel beta-helix repeat-containing protein; the protein is ATPAATETLSPSATPTVTETPALPPTETAPPTDTPAATETATAPAPETETPTATPTDTPTITPTETAPPTDTPTQTPTETETSTPTQTPTTTETSSPTVTASETPTTTPTDTPTASATPTDTPTASPTETSTATPTVTDTATLTPTDTPTASPTATATATPSATPTDTPTQTPTPTLTATATPTRTATNTPTRTPSFTPSPSVTPTRTTVAYIVTTTNDSGAGSLRARITSANSDSAPSSITFAAALAGQTIQLASALPILTADQTTINGDINGDQVPDVRINGTTADPGFEISGTAVTIRHLAITATGQAAVLIDSGTTGATVTRNYIGVALNGTSLAPNQGNGIVMQGGGHLIDSNVIVAGGGEGIFVITNSAPSTIRGNKIGALPSATAVSGNLSSGIYALEGSLTIGGAGAGDGNLIVANGGHGLFVLGGGVLENVTIQGNTIGSATLVGNALDGINISGAFNINIGGLTAGTPNTILNNTGSGILVSGMGSVAVLMRANSIGNNGGLGIDRQDGAELLVSPPALAIAGTLLTGTGIPGAAVDIFRTDTPADASGAGEGKIYRGTAQIDGTGQFSFSLVGEPSGTYTATQTDGGNNTSEFAVNVAF